Proteins encoded together in one Lathamus discolor isolate bLatDis1 chromosome 3, bLatDis1.hap1, whole genome shotgun sequence window:
- the LOC136011042 gene encoding helix-loop-helix protein 13-like encodes MEEVCYSFEQEDTSPDFLLWDEAGPSDQLDNLLLDCSSLTDPFSAWPDQGQEAGSAAGRVLGAELDSSATPRPPGHLRQRHAANVRERKRMININSAFDQLRSHVPTFPYEKRLSKIDTLRLAIAYIALLGEILLSGCDPKSYVEQCLKNGLQSQQQATWNTSDLTARLSWVKWD; translated from the exons ATGGAGGAAGTTTGTTACAGCTTTGAGCAGGAAGACACCTCTCCTGACTTTCTCCTCTGGGACGAGGCAGGTCCCAGTGATCAGCTGGACAACCTCTTACTTGACTGCTCCTCCCTGACAGATCCCTTCAGCGCTTGGCCCGACCAGGGGCAGGAGGCGGGCAGCGCAGCGGGGCGGGTTCTGGGTGCTGAACTGGACAGCTCCGCAACGCCGCGGCCCCCCGGTCACCTCCGCCAGCGCCACGCCGCCAACGTCCGCGAGAGGAAGCGGATGATCAACATCAACTCGGCCTTCGACCAGCTTAGGAGCCACGTACCGACCTTCCCGTATGAGAAGCGCCTCTCCAAAATAGACACGTTGCGGCTGGCCATCGCCTACATCGCTCTCCTTGGTGAGATCCTCCTCTCCGGATGCGATCCCAAATCCTACGTGGAGCAGTGCCTGAAGAATGGTttgcaaagccaacagcaggCAACCTGGAATACAAGCG ATCTCACAGCCCGCCTGTCCTGGGTAAAATGGGATTAA